The following is a genomic window from Prunus persica cultivar Lovell chromosome G7, Prunus_persica_NCBIv2, whole genome shotgun sequence.
CGAATATGAGGAACCCAACATTGTTGGCCAGATTACTTACAGGAAGCTCTCCTCGGTTCAATGTGTATGGTAATGATTTTGGGTGGGGGAGACCACTTGCTGTTCGAAGTGGAGCTGGTGACAAAATGGATGGGAAGTTAACAGTGTTTCCTGGGGCTGAAGAAGGAAGCATAGACTTTGAAGCTTGCCTTTTGCCTGAGACTATACAAACTATGATGGACGATGCAGAGTTCATGGAGGCTGTAGCTTAAGTAATTAAGGGTATATATCCCTGAATCCGAAGTCTTGTGTTTGATTTCTCGCTCTCTAGTATTTCTtgtgtgaaaaataaaaaaatgtgtgTCAATTTGTGTAAAAGCAATAATGTATGCCAATGTGTGTAactgaataaaaaatttgccTGTGTGCACTATACCATATGGTGGGTGCATTTTGGTATTGCTCAGTTTCATCATAATTGAGAAATGTATAATCATATTTCCTTTAGGATCTGCGttatttctcattttaatttaGGGATTTTCAATATAATTAAGGATAAATAAAATGTACGGTAGGGTATTTTTTTGGAATTCAATCAATCTTTCGCTTGTGTGACCAGATcttaaattattcaaaaatactattcatattaCATTTATATACCACCTTATTTTAAATAGCCAATTGCTGAGCTAGGATTTTTGGCAAGAGGATGCCCAGCAAATTCAAAATCTCTTTGTGTTGACAAAGCAAGCTAAAAGACATTGCTGATTCTGTGAATCTTTtgtctaattttgttttatatttactTGTTGATGAATTAATATCTAAAGTGGCTCATGCTACTTATGGTTGCTTTTGGTGGGGGTAATGACAATTAATATATCTACTCGCTGAGGCACACTTGAAGTTGTCGTGGCACCCAAGCCTTCAGCACTCCCTATAAACTTTGTTCGAAAGTTTACACTGTGGCCCTGCCTCCCCAAAACAATTGAGGCTAGCTGATGTAGATAAGGAGGTAGAATCATATTCAAATCACCCGCAACATGCTCTGATACCAGGTTGATATGAGATTTGTATTGATCCAAATGTTTaagtaatttaattttcttttcacatgGGATTtggttttccattttcttttctttgcttcaCATACAAATCATGTGAAGCAACTCATAAACAAAATAGCAAACTATACACACCAAATACAAACATGTAGCAGATCCTTACAACAAACCAAAGGAAAGAATAATTTGCTTTTGCTGCAAAAAGAATCAACTGTATCAAAATTATCTCTCCTTGCTGATCAGACAAGGAGACCTTGTATCCAACTGTGCGGCTACCCACCAAATATCCATCTCTTCCAACATAAAGCTAGTGAAGTGTGTTGgaaatttaataatataatagtttatattataatatttaattttattattgaatGAAAAATCTTAGGTTTGCTTTGTAGTTATTGCAAGTGTTGGTTGTCATTTGAACAAGCCACCGTTTGGTATTCTCAGAAAATACCATATAATTATGATAAGAAGTTGCATATGTTGGAAACAGCCACgattgtttgttttaagaatgATGTTTAGGTTTTATATAAACCCAACAGGTTCCTCTTTGTATATAAATTCTTACCCGTGGAAAAACAGAGTATTCCCTTGTGCGCTAGTTTTACTATTGTGATCAATTATGGGTCTAATCTTGAGAGTACAAATATAAAATTGGTTCGTCATAGTCTTAAATTGAAGTGCTTCAATTTAGCATAAGGACAAGTAAGGGTGGATCTACACTTGGGCTAGAGTGAGCTCCAGGGCAgtgctgatttttttttttgtaggctTAGTGGTATAAGCCAAATCTAGGTAAAGTAAATAATAGTCTAGCCCTCTatttaaaacaagcccaaccctcTATGTAGAAATAAACCCACCCTTAAAGCATATATGAAATAGTAAACATGCAATGCATAacctatataaatttgattaaaaGCAAACATCAGAATTTTTCTTCTAGCCACCTAAAACGCCATATTTGAACCTTCAAAGCCTAGAAGAAATAACTCTCCCCCTCTAAAAAATTGGACCAACTTATCTTCAGTGGGTTCTTCAATCTTggtaagtttttctcttttttttttattcaattttcaatttccaattttaattgttgttgttaagtttttatgatttagggtttgggtgaAAACttgttatatatgttttatttttacaacttgaattattaattgatatttatgatttttggtATCTAATATTTCTTGTTAGGATATCATGTcacatgatgataatagaccagcaaagagaggaaaaactaTTTATTCATTCTTCAAAAAAAGTGGTAACGATAACAAGGATACACCTTCTGCATCTGATGTTGATACTTCAATTCCTGATGAACCTACTCAACTTGGATCTCAAGTAGTTGAACaatgtgtttgatttgatatttatttatatttttgactTCTTTGTGTTATTTGCTCGTAATGTGGTcttgtttgatttataaaattttatttacatttttgtttcaagagTAAAAAGGCTTATAATATATCTCCTGTAAAAAATAAAGgtttttttatcacaaaacgtcatTGACATTtgcgaaactatcagattgcatccttaaagtttttttatgtcaCTCATGATCCCTGACGTCAATATAAATGCTCTTAAATAATCCCTACTATAACTTCTcgttaaaaaattcattaaatctCATGACATAAGATCACGCGCCCATTTATAAGAGACATAATCATCAGACCAACTCCCTTTTACCTCCTTACccctcaaattcatttttgAGAAATCGGATTTTTCAATGGTGTGGGAAATTGGGCGGTAAAGCTGATCGGCAAAAGTGAAATTAGAAGCAAGAATCTCCTAATAGTGATTGAGAGAAGATGGATGAGGCAAATAAAACCATCGAAAAGGGTGAAAGGCTGCAAAATATAaaggtaagaatcttttgaaaattcaaaagcaaAGTGTTCATTTCGAAGTattcttttgtgtttgttgagAATCTTTTGCTTCTGTGATGAGGATTTTTTGTTATGCTTTGGGTGTGGTCCATATTTGACTAGTTTgtgtaatatttaaatatgggggtttgtttattgttttgttgctTTGGTTGTTGTCAGTGTGTGATTGTGGTTTGTCATTTAAAGTgattttttatgtatggaagTGGTTTTTGATGATGTAACTGGAGTTGGTTCAATTTATTCAACGTGTGTTGTTTGTAGTTCAATTTGTTCATGTTCTTTCCTTCCATTTTCAGCGCTCGCTTATTCTTCGTCCAGAGTAAGACATTCTTTTAGGATGTGAAAATGCAACTGTAGCTTTAGTTGCGCCCTAAACACAAAAACCCATATATAAAGTCCTTCTGGCCCGCCAATTCCAACAAGAGATAGAGGGAAATGTTTAATTGGCGGCAAAGGGAGTTGGTCTGATGATTATATCCTCATAAAATGGGCACGTGATCACACATAATGAGATTTAACGATTTTTTTGATAGAAAGTCATAATATGGACTATTTAAGAGCACCCATATTAACGTTAGGGACCACAagtgatacaaaaaaactttaaggaagcaatctgatagtttcgtgAACGTCAgagacgttttgtgataaaaagccaaaTAAAATTTAGCCTACGTCTATAAAAATTCATAAGTCCGCCATTGAGTATAGGGGCGAAATCTATCTTTAGGACATTGCAATTCTTGCAAGCCTCAATCGCTAAAGTTGTCAATATTTCTATTTATGTTTATTGATATACATTAATTTCCTATAAATTTGTTATTGTATTTGATTATTACAATTCTATtgagaattattattattattaaaatcatCTTCGTACCGGCACAAATTTTACCAAGCCAACAAAGTGTCCAAGGGCAGCTCACAGAAAGTAGACACAGATCAAGTCCGGCAATACTCGAACTGCAACAAGAAGTACCTTGACCAGAATAATGTGATTAGAGTCTGGACCAAGTAACTAAACTTCTTTCATCTTGcttatgtttgttttatgttttgctgtatatcttttccttttctgttcTACTATTTTATGTTAAAGAAATATCCATGCTTATCTTGTTATATCATCAAACTTAAGCAAAGCCACCGTCCAtacttaaataaatttattacaTATAATATTCGATTTTTCTGTGTTTGTTTATTGTTGACCAAAATTGGGTAGCCAACTACACTATATTCAAACACTACCAAGAGCCTTTCAAAAGTGTGGGAGGCAATCAATCTGGGCAAAATGACTCGGATTTGGCATATCTCCACAAACACCATCCGACCAACAAATCATAATGATCAGCTAATTCATAGAATTGAGTTAACTCCATGGGATTTGCGCCTAATCCAACTTGATTATATCCAAAAGGGGCTTCTCTTTCAAAAACCAGCAGAGTTAGAACAGAGCAACAGCTTGATTCAACACCTACAAGCCACTCTTTCCCAAACCTTGAACATCTTCTACCCGCTTGCCGGCCGCCTAGCTGTGATCGAAAATGAAGATAACACCACTTGTTTTTCCATCAACTGTAATAGCGATGGAGCCTTGTTTGTTCATGCAGCTGCTGACGGGGTCAAAATGGCTGATATCCTTGACTCTGTTTATGTTCCAGATGACATTGTTAACAACCTCTTCTCTATGAAGGAGGCTTGGAACTACGAAGGCATTTCGAAACCATTGCTTGCAGCACAAGTGACTGAGCTTGTTGATGGCATCTTTATTGGTTGCAGCATAAACCACACGGCTGCTGACGGTACCTCTTTCTGGCATTTCTTCAATACTTGGTCTGAAATATCTCGTCTTGGCGGTTAtgataaaatttataaacCTCATCCTGTTTTGGGCCGCCAATTTTATGAAGGGGTGATTGATCTCCCAATTCACCTACCCTCCTCCTATGTCAATGAAATCAAGAGCAAGCAGCTTATAATTGGACATGGTTCATCTTCAGATTCTTTACAAAGGGTAGTGTTTCATTTTCCCAAAGAAAAAGTTGCATGGCTCAAATCCAAGGCCAATGCTGAGATGGGCACCATTGACAGTAACATTAGCATCTCATCCCTTCAAGCACTCATGGCTCATCTTTGGCGGGCGATAACACGCGGCAGACATCTGAACCCAGATCAAGAGGTTGCTTATCGCGTTGCGGTGGGATTGAGGCAAAGATTGAATCCACGATTGCCAAAAGAGTACCTCGGGAATGCCCTTCTAGGCGTTATTGTCAAGTGCACTGCAGGGGAGCTGCTAGAACATGGGCTAGGCTGGGCGGCTTCCCAAATAAACAAGACAATTGCTTCCCTGACAGCTGAAGAAGCGAGGAAGTACATGGAGGATTGGGTAAAAGCTCCTACATTTCTTTCAAATATGCTGGGGGAACCAACAAATGTGGAATTGGTCACAGGAAGCTCGCCGCGGTTCAATGTGTATGGTAATGATTTTGGATGGGGAAGCCCGGTTGCTGTGCGAAGCGGAATTCCAGAGAGAAAGCTTGGGAAGCTGACAGTGTTTCCTGGGCCAGAAGATGGAAGTATTGATTTTGAAGCTTGCCTTTTGACTGAGACTCTTCGAGCTATGGCCGACGATGCAGAATTCATGAAGGCTGTGCTCACATGAAGTGCCCTGCTTTTGAAATTGGCTTGCAAATTAAAGTTTGTCAGTGTGCTTAATTTCAAGGTTGGTGAAATTTACTAGGTTAACCAACTGAATCAAGCAGTTATAtttagaaaatgatgaatttactTTGCACATGTCCATTGAGATGTATGTTGCTTGAAATCCCTCATCTTAATATGTAGAAACTTCACCACTCTCAGTTCATAATCAAACTTAACCGTCAAATTCTCATTCATAATACTAACAAACTGGTGTCCTTCGAATtaagggaatttttttttctttcaaaaagtTAAATGCTCTCATGAGAATGAGATTACCAAGTAGCTATTACTCAAGTGGTATGTAAGAAGAGGTTCAAGTACGAATTCCTGCTCATGAGATTCGGGTTCGGTGAGCATCGCAACAGTGCAGGTAAGGTTAGGTGGTGGGATGCAGTGAGCTGATCTGTTTGGTGCATTAAAtcaacattatttttttcaatgcattcagaagaaattaattatgctttggaacttttattatattattattatgttttgaaAAGCACCCATGCTTGTCATGGCCTTTTAGAAAAAAACACCCATCctacttaaaataaattatgtgcGTATCTGCTATTGATTTTATGCGTTTGTTTGTGCGTATCTGCTATTGATTTTATGCGCTGAGCCATGAGCCAGTTTGAGTATAATGGAAATGCCATAGCCTTTTATAATGAGTACCACATTCCGTCACAATCACCAAAGCTTCAACATTTCACAATCTGGGAGAAATGAATCAGATTCGGCGCATCTCGACGTGCACCATCCGACCAACAAGCCATAAAGATCAGCTACCAGCTCAGAGAATTGAGCTAACTCCATGGGACCTGCGACTCATCCAACTTGATTACATCCAAAAGGGACTTCTCTTCCACAAACCAGTGGAGAAAGAAGCAAACCAGAGTTTGATACAACACCTAAAAGCCTCTCTTTCCCACACCTTGAACATCTTCTACCCGCTTGCCGGCCGCCTAGCCGTGACTGAAGACGAAGATAATACCACTTGTTTTTCCATCAACTGTAATGGCGATGGAGCCTTGTTCGTCCATGCATCTGCCGATGGTGTCGAAGTGTCTGATATCCTTGACTCTGTTTATGTCCCTGCTGACATTGTCTCTAATCTCTTTTCCCTCAATGAGGTCCCGAACTTCGAAGGCATTTCCAAACCATTGCTTGCAGTACAAGTGACTGAGCTATTTGATGGCTTCTTTATTGGTTGCAGCATAAACCACATGGTTGTGGACGGTACCTCTTTTTGGCATTTCTTTAACACTTGGTCTGAAATTTCTCGTATTGGCTTTGATAAAATTTCTCAACCTTGCCCTGTTTTTGGCCGTCGTGAGTATCATGACAGCTTGATTGATCTCCCAATTCACCTACCCATGTCCTACGATGAAATCAGAAGTAAGCATCTTATAATCGGACCGTCCTCCTATTCGTTACAAACTGTAGTATTTCATTTTCCCAAAGAAAAACTAGCAGAGCTCAAAGCAAAGGCCAATGCTGAAATGGTCAACAATAACATCTCAACTCTTCAAGCACTCATGGCTCATCTTTGGCTAGCCACAACGCGTTGCAGACATCTCAATCCAAATCAAGAGGTTACTTATCTAATTGCGGTAGGATTGAGGCAAAAGTTGAAGCCACCATTGCCAAAAGAATACTTTGGAAATGGGGTCCTAGGCGTTAATGTAAAATCCAGTGCAAGTGAGCTGCTACACCATGGACTAGGCTGGGCCGCTTcgcaaataaacaaaacaatcgCTTCCCTGACAGCTGAAGAAGCGAGGAAGTACTTGCAGGGTTGGGAAAAAGCCCCTATATTTCTTCCAAAGTTCAGCGATCCAAAAATGGTGGGATTGCTCACAGGAAGCTCGCCGAGGTTCAATGTGTATGGCAATGATTTCGGGTGGGGGAGACCAGTTGCGGTGCGAAGCGGAGCTGCCAACAACATGGATGGGAAGTTGACTGTGTTTCCTGGGGCTGAAGAAGGCAGTGTAGATTTTGAAGCTTGCCTTTTGCCTGAGACTATACAAGCTATGTTGGACGATGCAGAGTTCATGGAGGCTGCAGCGCTGGCATGATTAAACTCTTTGCAAGTTTTTCAATTTGCGTAACCCAAAACAATAATGTTTGTCTTTGCATGTTCTCAGTCTTACCGAAATCTCCAATTACCCTGATTTGTGCAAGGGTATAATGGTTATTTTACGCCCATTTTCCTAATCGAgcctctattttttttttttgaggtcctttcctattgaaaggggcgatagcatattaaactcacacttATTTATAAGAATGTCAACCACTAGATTAATCTAATGAATTTTAATCAATCCACGTCAGCATAATTGTATTAGACTAACAATCACTAGTTGCACCTTATAACTTACAATTTTACCATTTCTTTCATAATTAAATCATTTTCTCCACCAACATCATTTAACTGTCCGATTAATTTACCATCATGAACCCTAATTTTCTTTAGCAAAATTAAAACCCTAGGGCCAATCTTAGCACCTAAGGTAAACCAAATAGAACATTTGTGattttaggaagaaaaaataaagtgaaGTATCCCTCCgtctaaacaattaattaatagtgCACATGCATGCATAACCTATTTGAGGCAAATTTCTATTGTCacaacttaaataatttttgtttttattttttatactatCGCTATTAAAGAAGGGAGAATCGAACTTGGAGTTACAAACCCCTTGCTGTTAAATAAATTACCTAAGTATCTGATTTTGGTATTTTATctgtttatttattgaaaatggCCCACTTGACCATGGACGGCTAAAGGACCTGGCCTATAATTACTAGGGTATATTACAAATTTTGAGTTTAATtgataaaaacacaaaa
Proteins encoded in this region:
- the LOC18771034 gene encoding uncharacterized acetyltransferase At3g50280, whose product is MTRIWHISTNTIRPTNHNDQLIHRIELTPWDLRLIQLDYIQKGLLFQKPAELEQSNSLIQHLQATLSQTLNIFYPLAGRLAVIENEDNTTCFSINCNSDGALFVHAAADGVKMADILDSVYVPDDIVNNLFSMKEAWNYEGISKPLLAAQVTELVDGIFIGCSINHTAADGTSFWHFFNTWSEISRLGGYDKIYKPHPVLGRQFYEGVIDLPIHLPSSYVNEIKSKQLIIGHGSSSDSLQRVVFHFPKEKVAWLKSKANAEMGTIDSNISISSLQALMAHLWRAITRGRHLNPDQEVAYRVAVGLRQRLNPRLPKEYLGNALLGVIVKCTAGELLEHGLGWAASQINKTIASLTAEEARKYMEDWVKAPTFLSNMLGEPTNVELVTGSSPRFNVYGNDFGWGSPVAVRSGIPERKLGKLTVFPGPEDGSIDFEACLLTETLRAMADDAEFMKAVLT
- the LOC18770410 gene encoding uncharacterized acetyltransferase At3g50280, with the protein product MNQIRRISTCTIRPTSHKDQLPAQRIELTPWDLRLIQLDYIQKGLLFHKPVEKEANQSLIQHLKASLSHTLNIFYPLAGRLAVTEDEDNTTCFSINCNGDGALFVHASADGVEVSDILDSVYVPADIVSNLFSLNEVPNFEGISKPLLAVQVTELFDGFFIGCSINHMVVDGTSFWHFFNTWSEISRIGFDKISQPCPVFGRREYHDSLIDLPIHLPMSYDEIRSKHLIIGPSSYSLQTVVFHFPKEKLAELKAKANAEMVNNNISTLQALMAHLWLATTRCRHLNPNQEVTYLIAVGLRQKLKPPLPKEYFGNGVLGVNVKSSASELLHHGLGWAASQINKTIASLTAEEARKYLQGWEKAPIFLPKFSDPKMVGLLTGSSPRFNVYGNDFGWGRPVAVRSGAANNMDGKLTVFPGAEEGSVDFEACLLPETIQAMLDDAEFMEAAALA